From one Felis catus isolate Fca126 chromosome E2, F.catus_Fca126_mat1.0, whole genome shotgun sequence genomic stretch:
- the LOC102900191 gene encoding zinc finger protein 345 isoform X3 — protein sequence MERLLKNSIECSSFRGDWECKSQFERKQESQEGHFSQMIFTSEDMPTFNNQHQRIHTDEKLLECKECGKDFSFVSVLIRHQRIHTGEKPYECKECGKAFGSGANLAYHQRIHTGEKPYECSECGKAFGSGSNLTHHQRIHTGEKPYECKECGKAFSFGSGLIRHQIIHSGEKPYECKECGKSFSFESALTRHHRIHTGEKPYECKDCGKAFGSGSNLTQHRRIHTGEKPYECKACGMAFSSGSALTRHQRIHTGEKPYICNECGKAFSFGSALTRHQRIHTGEKPYVCKECGKAFNSGSDLTQHQRIHTGEKPYECKECEKAFRSGSKLIQHQRMHTGEKPYECKECGKAFSSGSDLTQHQRIHTGEKPYECKECGKAFGSGSKLIQHQLIHTGEKPYECKECGKSFSSGSALNRHQRIHTGEKPYECEKCGKNFGTGSSLTQHQKIHTGEKLYECKECGKAFGRGSEIQQHKKCHTGE from the coding sequence AtggaaagacttttaaaaaacagcattGAGTGTTCAAGTTTCAGAGGTGATTGGGAATGTAAAAGCCAGTTTGAGAGAAAACAGGAATCTCAGGAAGGACATTTCAGTCAAATGATATTTACTTCTGAAGACATGCCCACTTTCAATAACCAGCATCAGAGAATACATACTGATGAGAAACTCcttgaatgtaaggaatgtgggaaggatTTTAGTTTTGTATCAGTCCTTATTCGACATCAGCgaattcatactggtgagaaaccttatgaatgtaaagaatgtggcaaggcctttggTAGTGGTGCAAACCTTGCTTACcatcaaagaattcatactggtgagaaaccttatgaatgtagTGAATGTGGAAAGGCCTTTGGTAGTGGCTCAAACCTTACCcatcatcagagaattcatactggtgagaaaccatATGAATGTAAAGAATGCGGGAAAGCCTTTAGTTTTGGATCAGGCCTAATTCGACATCAGATAATTCACAGTGGTGAAAAGCCCTATGagtgtaaggaatgtgggaagtcCTTTAGTTTTGAATCGGCCCTTACTCGGCATCACAGAATTCACACAGgtgagaaaccttatgaatgtaagGATTGTGGAAAGGCCTTTGGCAGTGGTTCAAACCTTACTCAACATCGAAGgattcatactggtgagaaaccttatgaatgtaaaGCATGTGGAATGGCCTTTAGTAGTGGTTCAGCCCTTACTCggcatcagagaattcatactggtgaaAAACCGTATatatgtaatgaatgtgggaaggctTTTAGTTTTGGATCAGCCCTTACTCGACATCAAAGAATTCACACTGGTGAGAAGCCTTATgtatgtaaggaatgtgggaaggcttTTAATAGTGGCTCAGATCTCACTCAACATCAAAGAATTCACACTGGTGAGAAACCCTATGAGTGTAAGGAATGTGAGAAGGCCTTTAGAAGTGGTTCAAAACTTATTCAGCATCAAAGAATGCACACTGGTGAGAAGCCCTATGagtgtaaggaatgtgggaaagcctttagtaGTGGTTCAGACCTTActcaacatcagagaattcatactggtgagaaaccttatgaatgtaaagaatgtggcaaggcctttggTAGTGGCTCAAAACTTATCCAACACCAGCTAATTCACACTGGTgaaaaaccctatgaatgtaaagaatgtggaaaGTCCTTCAGTAGTGGTTCAGCTCTTAATCGGCACCAGAGAATACACACTGGTGAAAAACCTTATGAATGTGAGAAATGTGGGAAGAATTTTGGTACAGGCTCAAGCCTTACTCAACATCAGAaaattcatactggtgagaaactttatgaatgtaaggaatgtggaaagGCTTTTGGGAGAGGTTCAGAGATTCAGCAACATAAAAAATGTCATACTGGTGAGTAG